The genome window AGCCGTAGCCCTCACCCTTTGGGTCAAAGCACCCAAAGGCCTCTCCCTCGGGGAGAGGAGGAAGAGGCCCCCTACCTCCTCCGAAAACAATACACAACTCCCCTTTCCCACTTACCACCCCTCAGCCACTGCCCGTCCGAATCTGTGTAACGTGCGGACACCTCCCTACTTCTGCACGATGTCTATGTTGGCAGGGCGGACGGCGTGGACGGTGTAGGTAAGGGATGATGGCGCGCCGCCTTCGTTGCTGGTCCACACCTCTACCTTTGTGGGGCCGTGGAGGTACTTTACCTCATTGTTCTCCAGCCGGAACGGGCGGTCGTGGCCGGGGCAGAAGACATCGGACGAGCTGCGGATTTTTTGCACGCTGTCCCTCGCGTCCGACACGTCCCAGAATACGTTGTAGGGTATGCCGCGCTTGAGCGTGCCGCCGTCCGGCATCGCGTCTCCGGCAACCAGCACCCTCTCGCCGTCCAGCTCGGCGATCACGCTCATGTGGCCCTTCGTGTGGCCGGGGGTGGATATGACGGACAGGCCGTCCATGATCCTGTCGCCGTCGTCCACCGGGTTGACCTTCATCTTCGCAACCATGTCCGCGACGGGCTTCGCCATATGCAGGTCCGCTGGATTCGGCCTGCGGGCGTAGTCCAGCTCACGCGCGTTCACGACGATGCGGGCGTTTGAGAACATGTCCGCATTCTGGGAGTGGTCCCAGTGGAGATGGGCGAGGATGACGACATCGATATCCGCCGGCTCCAGTCCCTTGGCCTGGAGCGCTTTGAACACCAGGGGCTTGCGGGACGCGGGGCCGGTGTCCACCAGAATGCGGGTCTCCCCCATCGTTACCAGGGAGACCGTTGACCATCCGAACAGCCCCTGGTCCGATACAAACGAGAACCCGTACGTCAGCACATCAAGGTTAGCCATTGCTCATTCCTGCTTTCCGGTCTGGCCGACTGCTCACTGTCGACTGCTCACTGCCGGCTTCCAATGCACTACCGGCTCGGCGGTGGACGGCGGCAGATC of SAR202 cluster bacterium contains these proteins:
- a CDS encoding N-acyl homoserine lactonase family protein, giving the protein MANLDVLTYGFSFVSDQGLFGWSTVSLVTMGETRILVDTGPASRKPLVFKALQAKGLEPADIDVVILAHLHWDHSQNADMFSNARIVVNARELDYARRPNPADLHMAKPVADMVAKMKVNPVDDGDRIMDGLSVISTPGHTKGHMSVIAELDGERVLVAGDAMPDGGTLKRGIPYNVFWDVSDARDSVQKIRSSSDVFCPGHDRPFRLENNEVKYLHGPTKVEVWTSNEGGAPSSLTYTVHAVRPANIDIVQK